The genomic interval ACTTGTAAAGGTTTCCCAGCCTGTTGACTAACTACTAACTTTATAACCGATTCGCACAAGCATAACATATATCTGatataatacaaatacaatCTGCATTCCTATTTTTCATGAAATATCATATGGCGTATTATTTTAGTTCGAACAGCGCAATGTGtgttttttacaatttttatcaatatttgtatttattgtgtaacattttatttataagtattGAATAATatcatatgtgtgtgtattttgattgtgaacttgttttaattttaatttttactgtgatacaaaaaaaataattataataaacaaGAATTAAACGGTGGCAACTAAtggcaaacaatttaaaatgttttttgggCCTCAAATGGAATGGTTCCATTTTGTTTAATGACTGTTGAGGATGGCACAGGTTTTGATTTAAATtccttataaaaaaaatgcataCTGAAATGGTGAAAAATACATCAAATTACAGCATAGCTGCCTCTTGGCGAATCATAAGTAAACATGTTTTAAAAATGGGAATTGGTGTGGGGTAGCCTCGACTTTGGAGCTTCTGCACCCTAAACTTGGCACATTTTTAACTGCTTTAGCAAATCTTTGAGTGCATTTAACTTCTCCTTTTTGGTGTCCTCGTTTCCGGCTGTGGCAGCTACGATCTTGGCCGTAATCTTGCGCTGCAAAGCGATGGCTTCGACTTTCTTGGAAAGCTGCAAGAAGAAACAACTctttaatacaattttttagCTTAAAAGATAATAGATACGCACCTCATAGGCCCGCTTTATAATTCCCTGAGGCATTCCAGCTAATTTGGCAGCGTTAAAGCCATACGATTTGGGACAAGCACCGGCTGTGTACTTGTATAGGAACGTGACCGTTTCTTGGGTAGGATCGGCATTGTCTTCGTTCTCCACCATGCACGCCATGTGACCCAGTGTAATTCTCTTGTCGTTGTGGAAGAAATCAATCAGATTGTGATAGTGTGTGGAGAACAGAGTGCGGCACTTGAGATTGGCCAGAAAGTTCACGACAGAGGCAGCAATCGCTGTGCCATCATAAGTGGCGGTTCCCCTGCCGAGTTCGTCGAGCAGCACAAGCGAATGGCATGTGGCATGTTTGAGAATGAGGGACGTTTCGTTGAGCTCCACAAGGAAGGTGCTGTGCCCGGCCAGAATGTCATCTTGAGCACCCAGGCGCGTGAAGATTCTGTCCACCAACGAAAGGCGACAACTAGCAGCGGGTATATGGGCGCCCTAAAATggaattaaataataattgaagAAACATAACGAAAGTTCCCATTTGAAATTACTTACAATTTGCGCCATGATTACGAGTAGTCCCACTTCCCTCATCAACGTACTCTTGCCGCCCATATTGGGACCAGTGAGCAGTGATAGAGGCGCCTCCGATGCAGTGCCCAATTCCAGGCCATTGGGAATATAGGTGGATGCATTTGCGCAAGGATGGTAGCCCTCCTCCAGTTGGATAAACGGCTGCTCCGCATCAGAGACCAGCTCTGGCACACAGATAACCATTTGTTGACCAGCGTATTCAGCTAGTGAGCTTAGGACATCCAGGTTGGCGACGCAGTCAATGCATTGCTTCCACTGGTCGTAGTGATTCGAGAACTTCTCGAAAAGACGACGCGCCAGATCTTTAAGCACCATGTTCCTTGTATCTTCAGCGTGCTGCATGTCCTTTAGTAGGGCACGTGTTTCAGCAGTGGTGTAGCGACGAGCTGCCTTCTTTCCCTTAGTTTGTCCTTCCAAGGTGTAGGATTTATTGGCCTTGCTGGCATGGCTTTCTGGCACATCCAACTGATAACGTTTCTTGTCGGAGCCGAAATAGGTAATGCGGCAACCAAAGTGTCGCTCTTGCTCCACAAGATATGATTTGAGACGTTTCTCAATCTCACCTATGGCATCCATTGCCGCATCGTACTCAGCATCCATTCCCGCTTGGGGCGCAATCACACCCGTTTTAGCAGCTGCATCATGATCAAAGGCAGTGGCGAAATATTGTAGCTGCTTGCTTAGATCGGAAAAAGAACCTCCCGATTCCGGCAGCTGGGTAAGTCTCTTAAGCAAAGCTGTTTTGCATTGATGGAACATCGTAGGCAATTTGGTTAGGTCATTGAATCCCTTAAGTACGGCCATAAATCCCAGTAGCTTTTGCTTGTTATATAGCTTTTCTTCAAAAAGAATCGCCCGGGAATCCGGGTGGTCCATCTGCTTTATCTGTTTGTTGCCAAATAGGTGAATCTGGGCAAGATTTCGTTCGAAATCCGGCATCGGAGCTAGCAAAGCGCGAACTTCCTGCAGTTCGGTGGGCATTCGAATTAGCTCACCAATAGCATCTTGGCGCTCCTTGATGACTGACACATCGCAACTCGGAGCGCAAAGCCAGTGGTGCAGCAGTCGCTTTCCGAACTTGGTGCAGCAGTGATCCAAAGTGGAGAGCAAGGAGTGTTCCTCACCAATAATTCTGAGGTTTGACAAAGTAGTGGCATCCAGTACCATGTGGGAGCGTCTCAACGTGGATGCAACCGCTGGCTTGGCGTCCGCCAGCTGATCGGGTGGCACATATAGCTGATAACGCGCCATGGGCAGCACCTTGGGCTCCAGCTTGCACTTATGGATAAAGAAGATGCACTGGCCGAGAGCTTTAAGGGCTAGCTTGTAATTATCATCGGGTGTCAGGCCCAAATGATCCATATCGGATTGCATGGTGCGCAGCACCAATGGCCAGTTGTCATCGGATCCGTTTCCAGCATAGTAACGTTCCGCCAGAAGTTTCAGGGTTTTTTCGGCACTGCAGGCATGCTTTCCGTTGCCGGGAACGGGCTCCTTAAGGATTCCACCCAGCACAGTGCGCACAATTTGCTGTGTTCGCTGGCTCAGAGCGGATTTCTCATTAAGAAACTAGGGAATATGAACATATAAGTTGTTTTCCCATGTCCGCAAAGTAGTTATATAAGTTTACTTACCAATACGGGCATATGATGTGACACCAGGGTGAGAAGGCGGGAACAGTTCTTGTCATCTTCAAACTCACCCAAATGAAAGTCACCAATGGAGGTATCTATGAAGCACACTCCATACCGGCTCCAAGTTCGCTCATCCTGCTCCACTATGGCCAACATATAGTTGGGCTGATGATTCGGCCCGATCTTGCACTGTGAGCCAAAGACCTGGGTGCCACGATTGGTGATCTGGCAGATCTCGCGGGCCACCACTTTATCGAACTTGGTGGCCTTGATCCGCTTGCAGCGATCAGTCATCATATCTGGAGTTTCCGTTTGCTCCACGCGAGCCACCTAAAGAAATCATATGATTAGTTTTACTTGGAAAAGGAGCTCTCCTTGCACAAATCACCTTGAAGCCCCTGTCTACGAGAATGGTTGACATCTTGTCGAAGGATATCTCCGGGAAACCCGAGTGAGCAAACTCGCCGCGCATGTAAGTGAAGCCCAGCTCTTTGACGCCCACATCCGCATCCATGTGATACAGTTCATAGAACTTGCCGACTTTGAAAAACAAGACGCAGTCATAGTTGTCCGACTTAAGGACCCACCACTGTCGAACTCCGGGCGACAGGCCATTGAGGAACTTCTCCGGCACATGCAGGGTGCTCTTATCGTAGTCCGGATGATCTGGACGTCTGCCCTCCTTGTCCTTGATCTTGTCCGGCTGCAGGAACTCCAGTTTCTGGTGCGGCCAAACAACGGGCTCATCCAGATTGGACGTGTTGGTCACGATATCATCGTAGGAAGCATCCTGCTTGGCATTGCTCTGCAGGTTCTTCAGCTTCTCTTGAAAGGTTGCACCCTCGGCCAGCTGGATGGACGACTCCAGCTTGACCTTCTTGCTCGATGGctcattgttattgttattatttagaACCTTCGACTTTTTGCGCGATTTCTTGGGTGTCGGACTATCCACGGACATGTCGTTCTCGCTGGGCGACACCTCATCCACGCCGCTGCTAACGCTATCATCGCTGGCTTCATTTTCATCCGGTTCGTAGTCGGATACGCAATCGGAGAAGTCGTCCTCCGATTTGGTCACCTCCATTTCCGGCTCACTGTCCGATTCCGGCTGAACGATGCGCTTCCGCTTGCTTTGACCACTGTCCGGCTCATCGTCGGAAATGGGCAACTTCCTCTTGGCCGCCGGCTTGGAATCCTTTTCCTTACTATCCTTCACTTTTGGCTGCTGGTTCTGGAGATTCTCCTTTTCGCTCTTGGATGCATTGGGATCTGTTTTCACACTAGgaattaatttctttttttcaacAGCCGGCGATTTGGAAAAGTAATTTAATAGCGTGTTTGTGGGCGTACCGCCCACGCTGGTGTTTAATTTCTTGGACATGACAGTGGTTTAGAATCGTCTGACAGGTTGTGCAAAAAACCAGGATGCAGACGCCGCGATTGTgcgccaaaaccaaaaaatattCTGCGAAATTGTGGCTTAATAATACCGAAATAGTAGCTTGTCTATTTAGTATATTTAGGGAGCTCGTGCACGTTGGAATTTTCGAATACCACTGAagggattttcttttttttaacaaattgaTGCTTCTTATATAATAAAACATTAGTTTTGATTTGTACTAATCTAGGTTATTGCCCCAACATATATAAACAGTGAAAGTTAAGAATTAAGCAAAACAATTGACAACCATAAGTATATTTTCATCAACCTTATATCTTAAaccatacatttatttattttacttttagaTACAGAATCCTATTGGAGCTGGATAATCAAAGCTTTccagaataataacaacagtTATGAAATTGGATCGTTCTCTTCATGTTCATTAAATGTTTTGAATGTATTGATGTATtgatattttgttatgtattgaattttgtataaaattaTCAATTAAAGCCTTATGGTATTCTTTGAAGGAGTACCCTATATATTTTACGCTAATATTTAGTATTTTTCCAATGCGCCGCATGGTATTCTAAGGCGGCTGAGCAACGGTCACATCAATTCCAAAACAAACTTAATTTCACGAGTTCGTAAAATAAACTTTAGAAATAAGCCAAAATGTCGCTAGCCGATGAGCTTTTAGCCGATCTCGAGGAAGACAATGACAATgagttggaggaggaggattcGGAGATGGCCAGTGCCGAGGACGAGAAAGTAAGGAACTAAAGCAAATGTTGATCAGATCTAATGATTCCCTTTTTATACAAAACAGTTGCTGGCGGAGAAGCTGGCCAAGCCGGCTCCCAATCTGATGGACGTGGATGTAACCGTGCAGTCGGTGCGGGAACTGTGCAAACTACGCGACTCTGAGCGCCTGAAGAACACGTTGCAGCAGATCGAGCACTATGCCAGTCgccagagaactgcagccgAAATGTTGGGATCCGTGGAATCCGATCCTGAGTACTGCCTCATCGTGGACGCGAATGCCATAGCCGTGGACATTGACAACGAGATCTCCATTGTGCACAAGTTCACCAAGGAGAAGTATCAGAAGCGATTCCCCGAATTGGACTCCCTGATTGTGGGCGAAATTGAGTACTTGCTGGCGGTCAAAGAGCTGGGCAATGATCTGGACCAGGTCAAAAGCAACGAGAAGCTGCAGGCTATCCTCACGCAGGCCACCATTATGATTGTATCCGTAACAGCGTCCACCACACAGGGGTAAGTTATTTGTAGGGTCAAACCCAAGAAAACATGTTACTAAATCCCATTCCCTTTCACAGAACCATGCTGACTCCGGCGGAGAAGGCTAAGATCGACGAGGCCTGCGAAATGGCCATCGAGCTGAACAACTTCAAGTCCAAGATCTACGAGTATGTGGAGAGTCGCATGACCTTCATAGCACCAAATCTTTCCATGATTGTTGGAGCATCGACGGCGGCTAAACTCTTGGGCATTGCTGGTGGTCTTTCCAAACTATCCAAAATGCCGGCCTGCAATGTTCAGGTGTTGGGTGCACAGAAGAAAACCCTCTCAGGCTTCTCACAAACGCAGATGTTGCCGCACACTGGCTACGTGTACTACTCCCAGATTGTGCAGGATACTGCGCCAGATCTGCGACGCAAGGCAGCTCGCTTGGTGGCCGCCAAGTCCGTGCTGGCTGCTCGTGTGGATGCCTGTCATGAGAGTGTCCACGGGGAGATTGGACTGCGCTTCAAGGAGGATGTGGAGAAGAAGCTGGACAAGCTGCAGGAGCCGCCGCCGGTGAAGTTCATAAAGCCGCTGCCCAAACCAATCGAGGGAAGCAAGAAGAAGCGAGGAGGCAAACGAGTGCGCAAGATGAAGGAACGATATGCGCTGACAGAGTTCCGCAAGCAAGCGAACCGCATGAATTTCGGAGACGTAAGTTCCTGGCTTATATACAAAATGGTTTTGTATTtatctttaaatttttctttcaGATCGAAGAGGATGCCTACCAAGGAGATCTGGGCTATTCACGCGGCACCATCGGCAAAACTGGCACCGGACGCATCCGATTGCCCCAGGTGGATGAGAAGACCAAGGTGCGCATTAGCAAAACGTTGCACAAGAATCTGCAGAAGCAGCAGGTGTACGGCGGCAACACTACGGTCAAACGCCAAATCTCCGGAACAGCATCCAGTGTGGCCTTTACGCCACTGCAAGGTCTGGAGATCGTGAATCCGCAGGCGGCGGAGCGTTCGCAGACGGAGGCCAATGCCAAATACTTTTCAAACACCTCCGGATTCATGTCAGTGGGACAGCGGACGACTTAAGACAGCTCTGTCTTTATTTTCTATAAAATTAAGCACTTTTATTTGGAGATTTGTCGAATGTATATTGAGTTAGGCGTAGTAAAGCTGCATAAGAGATTCTAATTGTTGTTAGCTGAGCTTGCCCACTTCCAGTTTCCGCTGAATGGCCTCCCACGAGTTGTTCAGCAGCACGGCGAGAATGCCGGCCACCGTGAACACGCCTCCGATGATGGAACAGCAATTCGTGGCGAAGTGGCCAAATGAGCTGGGAATACACAATACAACCAATAAAACCTGTAATTAACCATTAGCTTTGTGGCATACTGACCTGTGCTTCTCCGCATATTTCACCATCAGCGGCGAGAGCTCGTAGCTGAAGAATATGCCCGGCATTCCACGTTCGCGATCTGAAAGATCTTTCCGGTATCGCGTGACGGAGAACTGATTCGTGTATATGGGCTCGCCGTCGCTGTTTCCTCGCATATATAATGTgggaacaatttttaaatagtAATTGAACATTTCACTTTTGGTTTCTGCAAAAAGAGGATTGTGGAAgattttctattttatttcaattatcTTCAATAAATGTAATTTGGTGAAGAAATTACGAATTGCACTTCATTCTTCTTCAAACAGGTATtttacaattaaaaaaaatgattttatattttttttcaatttaagaaatgaaaaataaataaataacttagTTTGTTTTGGATTTCAATCTTAAGTATgctttataataaatattaataaataaagaatatataaCGATTTTAAGGCACCCGCTTTTTAGCTGCCGCCCCCTATCGGCATTCTCTAGAACGAGGCAAGCCGAGCGAAAAACAAAGTGGCAACCCTTCTATAATTTGACAGCTCACGCACACCATCGCTCAGCTGCTCACACTCTCACGTTTACGAATTGTTCGACGAGTCGGTGCCGaaataaatagaaatattttgaatattcTTAAAATAAACGAACCTTCTGTGAGATTCATAAGTGCGTCGGAGCAGCGGAGCTTGCTACTCAGCGGGATCAACTCATATAGAGCCGGAGAACCAGGAAAACCACGGACTTTGCAACATGCCTCTGCCTACGAGCTCATTTTCCCAGCAGGGACCAACGTGCTTCGATAAGATGAAGACGGGCTTCATCATCGGATTCTGCGTGGGCATGGCCAGCGGTGCGGTCTTTGGCGGGTTCTCGGCACTCAGGTGGGTTGGACTTTGCACCGGGATGCTCCACTTAGCGCTACACCAAAGGAGTGACGCAAGTGGAGGCCGGCAATTATGTAATTACACCGGCTAACTAACGAACCACATCGAAATACCCTTTAGATACGGATTACGCGGCCGGGAGCTGATCAACAACGTGGGCAAGACCATGGTCCAGGGCGGCGGAACCTTTGGCACCTTTATGGCCATCGGCACGGGGATTCGCTGCTGATCCTGCTGGCATTTGACTAGAGTTACTAAACAACCACAACCTTAAGCCCTACTCCAATCTTGTTTAAATTACGCTAAGTTATTGCAATAGAGATGTTACAGAATTACGATTACGGGTTTGTGTTCACTACTCACCAGCCACGTCCACTCGCAGTCCATCCAAGGGATGCGTCTTGGCGAACTCTATCTTCTCGCCGAACGATAGGTGATTGATTGTGTGCGATAGCTTCACATTGCTGAACTGAAAGTCGTGGATGTGGAACTGGCGGATGGAGAAGCTCTTGCCGGGTGCAAAGTGAAAGCTGCCTGCCATGCGATTCACTTCCAAGTGGCCCTGGATGCGACAGCCCTCCTTGAAGGCGTCCTCGTCGCTGCGTTTGTACTTGCCCTTGCATTGCTCGATCTTGTCCACGGCCACGGTCCACCGGCGCAGCCGGTAGGCGTCGAGAACATCCTCGCACGTGTTGCAGCAGCTAGATAGGATGGTAGTTGGTATTAAAAGGGTTACGAGGCCATCGCTTTAACTGGATCTTATACAAAAGTAAATCAGCTCTAGATACAGATAAATTATTAGATAACTAATTGAGTACTGATTGAGAATAGATCAATGGAATGGTTGAAGTTTTCACTATCTTACTGTGTAGCATTGTGTTCCGCTCCGTAGCAACTGCCGCAGGTGACATTCTTATTGGGCGGTGAAACTGCAACGATTTCCTTGATGGGCGTCTCCTTGAGGGGCTCGCCATTGAGATCCAGCCGGTGCTTGAAGACATCGTGGTCCACCCTCAAGTGTGTGTCGCCGGATGAATCCATTGCATCCAATGAGATGTAGTTGCACGCCAGATTATGCAGTGTCACGTCCAGATTTATTCTCAACTTGTGACCACGAGTGGTGTCCACGAAGAGTTCTTCATTTAGGGTTGGCTGCATGTAGTTGAGCACCTCTAGGAAGATCAGTAGGCTTATGATGCTGGTACTGATAATTGTAACTGAAAATCAGGGAAAAGCCGGTTGTTTGGGATTCTTATTGCCACTATCAATTGTACACCTGCACCCACCTGCGGCGCCGCCTACTGTGCGAACGCTAAAGTCATCCAGTGTGCGGGGATAGGCGTCCAGGCGACGGAGCACGTCGGCGAACTTCATCGTGAGCACGTAAAACCAACAAAACAGACGAAACGCAGACGTAAACAATACAAATTACATAGTTTTTGCACAAGACAGGTGACGTGTTGAAATTGGCGTTGCCAGAATGCCGCAATGGTACGGCCAAACAGATGTGCGGTTCGATTGACTGTTATCGTATCCGTATCTACATGCCAGCACTTACTTTACATGTCCCATTTTACATGTTAAAAAATCGGGCGCTGTTATATGAGGTGCAGCAAATGTAGATAAGTATGCAGCTTTAAAAATACATAAGCCACATCAACAAatcttaaaacttttttatCCGTTTATAAGTGGTAAATGCCATTAACACACTACTAAACGCTTTTTTTTAGTGCTTATCTTATTAACAGAGAAACatacattacattacattacCCTAGTAAAATGCTTGACAAGTGTAAGTCATTTATTACATTtcaaaataatacaatttaaaattaaaaaaggtTCTTAAAAATGTTGGTCTCTTAAGCAAAGTTTTGCTGAAGCtgcattattattgtttaaattattatgtttaaaatttaGCTCTATAGTTCCCAAAATGTTATTTGTCTGGTGGTTTGATCTTGCTATACACTTTACCTTTAACAATTATTAACGAATACGAAATACCCTTGCAACGGGCTTAAAAATTCTAAGTAAAGCCTTACTTATATATAAGTTTTAATTTCCACTTAGGCGATTTTTTGGTTTCATCCTTCATTAGCCGGAGCCTTACCCCATtgattgcgcatacgccgcgttggcCCGGCGACAATTAAGACCTCCGCTTGGCTGTCCTTTCCCATGGCCACGAATAATGTTTAATAGTGTTGTCATGTCTTGGGGTTGTGGTTGTGCATACATTAGGCCGCCATTGCCCACCATCGGCAATACCACCACCCCTCCCCCACTCAACCGCCTTAacccactgctgctgctgtggtcCAGGAGACCGCGTCTAATTTTATAATACATGTTAAACAGATGAAAGGTTAATTGAAAGGAACCACAAGTTTCGACAGCCCGCGCAGCTAATGCTTAGCTTTTAGGGGTTGCAACCCCAACACCCCACAACCCCTTTCAAAGAAGCGGACTAATAGAAGACCGTGGTTTATCCCCGGGGATTTTGGTTAAAGTTAAAAGTTTTCGCCTAAATATAAATCACCAAATGGCTTTTCGCCCGACTGACTGAAGGTCCATGAACCCAGCATCCATGTAGGGTCACAAATAATTGTATGTAGGTGTAGAACATACCGCGACTTTGTGTAATTACCAATTAAGCTCGAGTTCCCGATGCTTTCTCATTTTCCTGGCCACTCTACAGTTTCCTTTGTCTTTTCTTTCACCGACttgacttttttttttgcaattacCTGGACAAGAAATCTGTAAAATCAGGCAAGGCAGCAGATGACAAAGATTAGCCAGCGGTAATTTTACACTTTTTTTTACTTTCtaaattaaagtaaatggATTGGAAAGGGTATGGGATAGAGCATCATGCTTTGGATCTGGGAAAGttcatataaaatatttttcactttaactatgtatgtttataaataatacaaaataatgaaaataagtatttttaatatataacaGCTTAACTTTTACCATACACATATTCGAATAAAGTTTCTATTATTTAAGCTTTaaacaacatttgaaagtgACTTATACTTCAAGATATAAACTTAATTTTTGAATCTATCCTTTTCAAAAAATTGCCACAAAGTTCTTGGTCCTTTTATGGGTCACTTTTAAATTGGATTTGAAAATGtctcaaaaatatttatccCCTGGCTTCGCCGACTGACAAGTTCATAGCCCTTTTCCCAGTATATCCTCTTATATTTGCGCAACTTATGGCCACAGGGCATTCGGGTTTTCTTCCATGGCCATTTCCCTCGACCACGCCCCCTCTTATCTCCGCGCTAATTAGCATTTCTAACCATTTCGCTCTAGCCAATTCGCGTCATTTCTTATTTGAAACAATGAGCCCAACAGCAGCCAGAACAAATAGCGGAGAAGGAGTCATTGTGCTACGGCTTTGCCGGCAATAAAAGACTCCGGAGACAAAAGAACCGGGCTAAAAAAGAGCGAGGAGAGAGCGTGTCAAGAAACTTGGAACCCGGAGCCGGAGAATGGGTAAAGAAAGCCAGAAGAGAAGTTGGCGTAAAGCAGCTTAAACAATCAGGACTGCCTAATGGATATTGACACTTTAATGCCCTGGCCACCAACCCAGGCTCTGATTCCGATTTCGAATacgcactgcaaaaaaaagcCATCTacaatgtttttatttaaatacaaggtatatatataaacaattaGATACATATTATACTACTGACACACTAACTCACATTCACTTTTTCCTTTCAAAAGTGAAGGAACTGCTATTATTCATACCAATCATTCAAGACGACCTTGGTTTTTGTACGAAACGCGTTTATAAGACATTTTTTATGTACGTATCGATAGAATAAATCGATAGCACTATCACATTTTGAAGTAAATTCAACTATAAGACGCAGAGATGCTTTGAGatttattaaaaactatatttttaatttcaagaCAAAGTTTAGTTACTCAATCAAACTAAAAAGACGCCATTTTCTGTGccattttctctctgtgtagaTTTCAAATTGATATTGGGTTGGGGGAATCCCCGCGCGGGAGGCTGTATCCATCCGTGCAGATGTCCTGCTCTAATTCGGTTCGGTTTTCAGCTCGCCGTGgcacatacatatttttttttttgcctggGCCACATTCTATGCTTTAAACAAAATTGCAGTGCCGAAATTAATTATAGAGCCGCCGCAGCCGAGCCATATTTAATTAAACGTGGACATTTTCAACTTGGAACAGCCGAGCGCGAACCACTGAGCCACCCAAAAAAGAACGTGGAGCCAAAAGGCGTAATTAATTAGTGGAGACGTGCCAAATAATTGCGGCAGAAgtaagtttttttttccttttcgggCGACTCCTTTATAATTTCGCTGGTCAAGGAATGTTTCAATTACGTGTATTGCTGATGGGCGATTGGGTTTGGGGTTTTTTAGGAGCTGTGGGCTGCTTTTAACTAAACTTTTCTGCCATCGGGCCAGGTGcagaattaattaaattagcaGGCGTCATTTTGGAAAAGCGTAGCGAAAGGACTTCAAATATTCGGCGCCTCGTGCTCCGGTCTCCTGTCACTCAAATCGGTCATCAAATTGGGTGCTTTGCCACCCGAAAATTGCTACAAATGGGCTGTGAAAA from Drosophila mauritiana strain mau12 chromosome 3L, ASM438214v1, whole genome shotgun sequence carries:
- the LOC117140205 gene encoding reactive oxygen species modulator 1 codes for the protein MPLPTSSFSQQGPTCFDKMKTGFIIGFCVGMASGAVFGGFSALRYGLRGRELINNVGKTMVQGGGTFGTFMAIGTGIRC
- the LOC117140204 gene encoding endoplasmic reticulum-Golgi intermediate compartment protein 3; protein product: MKFADVLRRLDAYPRTLDDFSVRTVGGAAVTIISTSIISLLIFLEVLNYMQPTLNEELFVDTTRGHKLRINLDVTLHNLACNYISLDAMDSSGDTHLRVDHDVFKHRLDLNGEPLKETPIKEIVAVSPPNKNVTCGSCYGAEHNATHCCNTCEDVLDAYRLRRWTVAVDKIEQCKGKYKRSDEDAFKEGCRIQGHLEVNRMAGSFHFAPGKSFSIRQFHIHDFQFSNVKLSHTINHLSFGEKIEFAKTHPLDGLRVDVAETKSEMFNYYLKIVPTLYMRGNSDGEPIYTNQFSVTRYRKDLSDRERGMPGIFFSYELSPLMVKYAEKHSSFGHFATNCCSIIGGVFTVAGILAVLLNNSWEAIQRKLEVGKLS
- the LOC117140203 gene encoding U4/U6 small nuclear ribonucleoprotein Prp31, producing MSLADELLADLEEDNDNELEEEDSEMASAEDEKLLAEKLAKPAPNLMDVDVTVQSVRELCKLRDSERLKNTLQQIEHYASRQRTAAEMLGSVESDPEYCLIVDANAIAVDIDNEISIVHKFTKEKYQKRFPELDSLIVGEIEYLLAVKELGNDLDQVKSNEKLQAILTQATIMIVSVTASTTQGTMLTPAEKAKIDEACEMAIELNNFKSKIYEYVESRMTFIAPNLSMIVGASTAAKLLGIAGGLSKLSKMPACNVQVLGAQKKTLSGFSQTQMLPHTGYVYYSQIVQDTAPDLRRKAARLVAAKSVLAARVDACHESVHGEIGLRFKEDVEKKLDKLQEPPPVKFIKPLPKPIEGSKKKRGGKRVRKMKERYALTEFRKQANRMNFGDIEEDAYQGDLGYSRGTIGKTGTGRIRLPQVDEKTKVRISKTLHKNLQKQQVYGGNTTVKRQISGTASSVAFTPLQGLEIVNPQAAERSQTEANAKYFSNTSGFMSVGQRTT
- the LOC117139856 gene encoding probable DNA mismatch repair protein Msh6, with translation MSKKLNTSVGGTPTNTLLNYFSKSPAVEKKKLIPSVKTDPNASKSEKENLQNQQPKVKDSKEKDSKPAAKRKLPISDDEPDSGQSKRKRIVQPESDSEPEMEVTKSEDDFSDCVSDYEPDENEASDDSVSSGVDEVSPSENDMSVDSPTPKKSRKKSKVLNNNNNNEPSSKKVKLESSIQLAEGATFQEKLKNLQSNAKQDASYDDIVTNTSNLDEPVVWPHQKLEFLQPDKIKDKEGRRPDHPDYDKSTLHVPEKFLNGLSPGVRQWWVLKSDNYDCVLFFKVGKFYELYHMDADVGVKELGFTYMRGEFAHSGFPEISFDKMSTILVDRGFKVARVEQTETPDMMTDRCKRIKATKFDKVVAREICQITNRGTQVFGSQCKIGPNHQPNYMLAIVEQDERTWSRYGVCFIDTSIGDFHLGEFEDDKNCSRLLTLVSHHMPVLFLNEKSALSQRTQQIVRTVLGGILKEPVPGNGKHACSAEKTLKLLAERYYAGNGSDDNWPLVLRTMQSDMDHLGLTPDDNYKLALKALGQCIFFIHKCKLEPKVLPMARYQLYVPPDQLADAKPAVASTLRRSHMVLDATTLSNLRIIGEEHSLLSTLDHCCTKFGKRLLHHWLCAPSCDVSVIKERQDAIGELIRMPTELQEVRALLAPMPDFERNLAQIHLFGNKQIKQMDHPDSRAILFEEKLYNKQKLLGFMAVLKGFNDLTKLPTMFHQCKTALLKRLTQLPESGGSFSDLSKQLQYFATAFDHDAAAKTGVIAPQAGMDAEYDAAMDAIGEIEKRLKSYLVEQERHFGCRITYFGSDKKRYQLDVPESHASKANKSYTLEGQTKGKKAARRYTTAETRALLKDMQHAEDTRNMVLKDLARRLFEKFSNHYDQWKQCIDCVANLDVLSSLAEYAGQQMVICVPELVSDAEQPFIQLEEGYHPCANASTYIPNGLELGTASEAPLSLLTGPNMGGKSTLMREVGLLVIMAQIGAHIPAASCRLSLVDRIFTRLGAQDDILAGHSTFLVELNETSLILKHATCHSLVLLDELGRGTATYDGTAIAASVVNFLANLKCRTLFSTHYHNLIDFFHNDKRITLGHMACMVENEDNADPTQETVTFLYKYTAGACPKSYGFNAAKLAGMPQGIIKRAYELSKKVEAIALQRKITAKIVAATAGNEDTKKEKLNALKDLLKQLKMCQV